The Paenibacillus sp. 481 DNA window ATCCCTTTTTCACATATTCGTGTACAGAACAGGGTGATAAGCCTGTGTGATACGCTTAAATTTAAGTTTGTATTATTGAGACGAGTGCATGCTAACAGGGGTGGACGACGAATGTAAGCCGAGCTTATTTGCCAGCCATTTTCCAAGCATAAATCCGCAAAGACCACCGATACTGTTCAAAATAATATCATCAATATCAAATACACCGATCTGGGACAAACCTTGAATAAATTCAACACCGATAATGATGCTGAGCAAAAATAAGGCAAACACAATAAAGCGATTCCAACATTTCCACAACAAAGGCAAGCATACACCAAACGGGAAAAATAAAAGCAAGTTGCCGTATAAATTTTTGTAGGCAAATTGTTTCTGGACTAAAATGTATCTCTCTATTGTTCGAAACGGTGTTAAATTAGAGCGGATATGTGAGAAGTCGTTCCATAGCCACTGCTCATAATCGAGCAGTACTGATGCACCTTCGCGGAACAACAGCAATTTAGCGATAATAGCGAGATAAATAAAAAAACTGGATACTAATAGCCTGCGCAGCCAACGATTGCTTACTTGATACATCCCCATTTCTCCAAACTAAACATTATGTATTCCTTTATGTTACCACTGTTAATGAAGAAATGAAAATTTATGAGTGTATGAATGAGTATGCATACGTATCGTTAGGCTCATTTTCGGAAATTAAAAAAGCTGTTCCGCGCGCAGGAACAGCTTTTTGTGTGGTTTGCTATAAAATTAGCGTCCAGCACCGCCGGACAACGATTGCTCGGCAATTTGGACAAGTCGCTTCGTAA harbors:
- a CDS encoding VanZ family protein; this encodes MYQVSNRWLRRLLVSSFFIYLAIIAKLLLFREGASVLLDYEQWLWNDFSHIRSNLTPFRTIERYILVQKQFAYKNLYGNLLLFFPFGVCLPLLWKCWNRFIVFALFLLSIIIGVEFIQGLSQIGVFDIDDIILNSIGGLCGFMLGKWLANKLGLHSSSTPVSMHSSQ